From the genome of Campylobacter sp. RM16189, one region includes:
- a CDS encoding HrcA family transcriptional regulator: protein MKISKRDLILESIIQAYLSDNSPIGSSELGSRMSVSIPASTIRVYFKKLSDEGAITQFHISGGRIPTTSTMNAYWQSHLNFKDEFLIHNERFLKMLVDSMEIYCMIYGDREQNLEEILRVNDKFLILNFNYDEIVLKFDPRVEKFLNNLIGASLNKLEQISMQVGLNELKNKIKELKRTKIYFQENEGVAFNMFKDERFRMILDPSFEHLMASNLTFSPLFEESFIGIKCKVNYLDKEAKMICAGSVYADYEKFFNQIKDVA, encoded by the coding sequence ATGAAAATAAGCAAAAGAGATTTAATACTTGAATCAATCATTCAAGCCTATTTGAGCGATAACTCTCCGATAGGTTCTAGCGAGCTTGGTTCTCGTATGTCAGTATCAATTCCTGCTTCTACGATCAGAGTATATTTTAAAAAACTATCTGACGAAGGTGCAATAACACAATTTCACATCAGTGGAGGCAGAATTCCTACGACATCGACAATGAATGCTTACTGGCAGAGTCACTTAAATTTCAAAGATGAATTTTTGATACATAATGAGAGATTTTTAAAGATGCTTGTTGACAGCATGGAAATTTATTGCATGATTTATGGCGATAGAGAGCAAAATTTAGAAGAAATTTTGAGAGTAAACGACAAATTTTTAATTTTAAATTTTAACTATGACGAGATTGTCTTAAAATTTGATCCAAGGGTTGAAAAATTTCTAAACAATCTAATTGGAGCAAGCCTAAACAAACTTGAGCAGATCTCTATGCAAGTTGGTTTAAATGAGCTTAAAAATAAGATAAAGGAGTTAAAGAGAACGAAAATTTACTTTCAGGAGAATGAGGGTGTAGCCTTTAATATGTTTAAGGACGAGAGATTTAGGATGATTTTAGATCCCAGCTTTGAACATCTGATGGCTTCAAATTTGACATTTTCTCCACTTTTTGAAGAAAGTTTTATAGGCATAAAATGCAAGGTTAATTATCTTGATAAAGAAGCCAAGATGATATGCGCAGGCAGTGTTTATGCAGATTATGAAAAATTTTTTAACCAAATAAAGGATGTGGCATGA
- a CDS encoding XRE family transcriptional regulator — protein MGKKISQAQMAKNLGISMRTYQDWRLGVSKPQAAIAVCQLLCELDDEDLLYTIKKIKKLIGRTDG, from the coding sequence ATGGGCAAGAAGATTTCTCAAGCTCAGATGGCTAAAAATCTTGGAATATCCATGAGAACATATCAAGATTGGAGACTTGGAGTATCTAAACCTCAAGCTGCTATTGCAGTATGTCAACTTTTATGCGAGCTTGATGATGAAGATTTGCTATATACGATAAAAAAGATAAAAAAACTTATAGGAAGAACTGATGGATAG
- the grpE gene encoding nucleotide exchange factor GrpE encodes MNEEIKAEDLIPAEGSDESISFGSDSLKNLELQKQIDELTDKYYRANADFENIKKRFEKEKIDLANYANEKFARDLLPVIDALEMAVNFDPEGDEFAQKIKDGINITIDQFRKSFEKNGITAISTDCEFDPNVHNAMLQVESDGHDSGAIVQVIQKGYMINGRVLRPAMVTIAK; translated from the coding sequence ATGAATGAAGAGATAAAAGCGGAAGATCTAATACCTGCCGAAGGAAGTGACGAGAGTATTAGCTTCGGCAGTGATAGCTTAAAAAATCTTGAACTGCAAAAACAGATTGATGAGCTAACAGATAAGTATTATAGGGCCAATGCGGATTTTGAAAATATAAAAAAACGCTTTGAAAAAGAGAAAATAGACCTAGCAAACTACGCTAATGAGAAATTTGCCAGAGATCTCTTGCCTGTAATTGATGCGTTGGAGATGGCTGTAAATTTTGATCCGGAAGGAGATGAATTTGCACAAAAAATAAAAGATGGAATAAATATAACAATAGATCAGTTTAGAAAATCTTTCGAGAAAAACGGGATAACAGCCATTAGTACGGATTGTGAATTTGATCCTAATGTGCATAATGCAATGCTTCAAGTAGAAAGCGATGGGCATGATAGTGGTGCGATAGTGCAAGTTATACAAAAAGGCTACATGATAAATGGCAGAGTATTGCGCCCTGCCATGGTTACGATAGCTAAATAA
- the dnaK gene encoding molecular chaperone DnaK, with product MGKVIGIDLGTTNSCVSVYERGESKVIQNKEGKNTTPSVVAFTDKGEVLVGDSAKRQAVTNPEKTIYSIKRIMGLMSNEDAAKEAKTRLPYHVVDRNGACAIEIAGKVYTPQEISAKVLMKLKEDAEAYLGEKVIDAVITVPAYFNDSQRKATKEAGTIAGLNVLRIINEPTAAALAYGLDKKEAEKIVVYDLGGGTFDVTVLETGDNVVEVLSTGGNAFLGGDDFDNRLIDWLADEFKKENGIDLKGDVMALQRLKEAAENAKKELSSAQETEINLPFITADATGPKHLVKKLTRAKFESMIEDLVGETISKINEVVKEAGLDKSEVKEIVMVGGSTRVPLVQEEVKKAFGKELNKSVNPDEVVAIGAAIQGAVIKGDVKDVLLLDVTPLSLGIETLGGVMTKIIEKGTTIPVKKNQVFSTAEDNQSAVTIHVLQGERDFARDNKSLGQFNLEGIPPAPRGVPQIEVEFDIDANGILTVSAKDKATGKAQNITISGSSGLSDDEINKMVKDAELHKEDDKKRKEAVEARNQADSLAHQTEKSLSELGDKIPADDKANIEKALNELKETLKDESASKEQIDAKVKALSEASHKLAEAMYKKDDNANANADATSKNKKKDDDVIDAEVE from the coding sequence ATGGGAAAAGTTATAGGAATCGACCTTGGTACAACAAACTCTTGTGTGAGTGTTTACGAGCGAGGAGAGAGTAAGGTAATACAAAACAAAGAGGGCAAAAACACAACTCCTTCTGTTGTCGCTTTTACCGATAAAGGTGAAGTTTTAGTAGGCGATAGCGCTAAACGTCAAGCGGTTACAAACCCTGAGAAAACAATTTATTCTATAAAAAGAATAATGGGCTTAATGAGTAATGAAGATGCTGCAAAAGAGGCTAAAACAAGGCTTCCTTATCATGTAGTTGATAGAAATGGTGCCTGCGCTATCGAAATAGCCGGCAAGGTATATACTCCTCAAGAAATTTCGGCTAAAGTTTTGATGAAGTTAAAAGAGGATGCCGAAGCTTACCTTGGCGAAAAGGTTATAGATGCGGTTATTACAGTGCCTGCGTACTTTAACGATAGCCAAAGAAAGGCTACCAAAGAGGCTGGAACCATAGCCGGATTAAACGTACTTCGTATAATCAACGAACCAACTGCAGCGGCTCTTGCCTACGGACTTGATAAGAAAGAAGCAGAAAAGATAGTAGTATACGACCTTGGTGGCGGTACTTTTGACGTAACCGTTCTTGAAACTGGAGATAATGTAGTAGAGGTTCTTTCAACAGGCGGTAATGCGTTCTTGGGAGGCGATGACTTTGATAATCGCTTGATAGATTGGTTGGCTGACGAGTTCAAAAAAGAAAACGGAATCGATCTAAAAGGCGATGTAATGGCGCTTCAAAGACTAAAAGAAGCTGCAGAAAACGCCAAAAAAGAGCTTAGCTCCGCTCAAGAAACAGAGATAAATTTACCATTTATCACGGCTGATGCGACAGGTCCTAAGCACCTTGTTAAAAAGCTAACTCGTGCAAAATTTGAGTCTATGATAGAAGATTTGGTAGGAGAGACCATATCTAAGATAAACGAGGTTGTAAAAGAGGCAGGGCTAGATAAATCTGAGGTAAAAGAGATCGTTATGGTTGGTGGTTCTACGCGCGTGCCGTTAGTTCAAGAAGAGGTTAAAAAGGCTTTCGGCAAAGAGCTAAATAAATCCGTAAATCCTGATGAAGTGGTTGCCATAGGTGCGGCGATACAAGGTGCGGTTATCAAAGGCGACGTAAAAGACGTATTGCTTCTTGACGTTACTCCGCTAAGCCTTGGTATCGAAACACTTGGCGGCGTGATGACAAAAATTATAGAAAAAGGCACAACCATACCTGTTAAGAAAAACCAAGTGTTCTCAACTGCAGAAGATAATCAAAGCGCGGTTACAATACATGTATTACAAGGCGAAAGAGACTTCGCTAGAGACAATAAATCACTGGGTCAATTTAATCTAGAGGGCATCCCGCCAGCACCTCGCGGAGTACCTCAAATAGAGGTAGAATTTGACATAGATGCAAACGGAATTTTAACTGTTTCCGCAAAAGATAAGGCAACAGGCAAAGCGCAAAACATCACTATCTCAGGCTCAAGCGGTCTAAGCGATGACGAGATAAACAAGATGGTAAAAGATGCTGAGCTTCATAAAGAAGATGATAAAAAACGTAAAGAAGCTGTGGAAGCTAGAAATCAAGCGGACAGCTTGGCACATCAAACAGAAAAGAGCCTAAGTGAGCTAGGGGACAAGATTCCTGCTGACGATAAGGCTAATATAGAAAAAGCTCTAAACGAGCTAAAAGAGACTTTAAAAGATGAGAGTGCTTCAAAAGAACAGATAGATGCAAAAGTAAAAGCTCTAAGCGAGGCAAGCCATAAACTAGCGGAAGCTATGTATAAAAAAGATGATAACGCTAATGCAAATGCTGATGCAACTTCTAAAAATAAAAAGAAAGATGACGACGTAATAGACGCCGAAGTAGAATAA